The DNA sequence GCCAATAATAAAGCCCGCAGTTATTGCCGCTATAGGCGATCCAAGCTCTGAAATGCTGGGCGACCAGGCCTTCGAGCCCGGCTCCGTTGATCTCCTGAGGTCTGTCAAGGGGGCCGATGGGCCTTAAGGAGCGAAAAATACCGCAGTCAAAATAATAAAACTTGGGATGAGAAATCAGGTGCCGTTTGGCCCGTCTGGAAAAAACCGGTAAAAAGAAAGAGAGCAGCAGATCTTCAAGAACGGCAAGATAGTTATCCACGGTTTTGCGTTTGACCTGACATTCCCTGGCCACTTCGGAAATATTCAAGGTGGCACCATGGGAAAAGCTTACGGCTTCCAGAAAACGGCTGAAGGCTCCGATATTGCGTACAACGCCTTCCATCTGCACCTCTTCTTTTAAATAGAGTGCAACATATGAAGCCAGGGTTTCTTTAACCTCAGCGGAGTTGCAAATCAGGGGTACTAAACCGATCTGTAGGCTCTTGACCAGAGAAAACGATTTGCCCAGCTCAGCCGCCATAAAAGGATGCATGGTTTTGACAATTGCCCGGCCGGCCAGAAGATCAACCCCGGTTCTTCTCAGTTTCCGGGCGCTGGAACCGGTAAGTACAAACTGACGCCCGGCTTTATTTTCGATAAGTTCATGCACCACATCGAGCAGCTCCGGGATTTTCTGAACTTCATCAATAATTATGGTTTTGCTCTTCGTTCCTCTTGTCACTTCCCGCAATCGTTCCGGCCTGGCTGAAAAGCGACGAAACACATCAGGAGCCAGAAGATCAATCATTTCGGCATCTGGAAAATTTTGTTTAAGCCACGTTGATTTCCCGGTTCCCCTCGGCCCAAAGAGAAAAAAACTTTGCTGTGGCGCCCTGAAAAACCGAACTACCTTTTCCATTTATGCCTCCTTTTTTGTATTTCAACTGCAAAAATAGCACATCAAGGAGGGGTTTGCAAGCTGATTTTAGCATCAATTATGGAAAAATGATAAAGAATTAAGTGCTTCACGGGTTCTTTGCCGTCAGGCAAAGGTTCCGATGAAGAAACTTATGCAAGGCTAAGTGCTTCACGGGTTCTTTGCCGTCAGGCAAAGGTTCCGATGAAGAAACTTATGCAAGGCTAAGTGCTTCACGGGTTCTTTGCCGTCAGGCAAAGGTTCCGATGAAGAAACTTATGCAAGGCGGGGAAGAAGGTATTCCCTGATGCGCACATATTCCCCGATACTGCTTGACTTGTAAAAAAATATCATGGTAGGATGATGACTGCTATTGCTTGATAACTATTTGTTACTATAGCTTTTTTATAGATATGTAACTTTATTTTGGGAAAAATAAATCAATGTCAGAGAAAAAAGTAACTGAAGTCGGTTCTGCCGGTAATTTTATTCAGGATATAATTACGGCTGATTTGGAAAATAATAAGCATGGGGGGCGGGTACTGACCCGCTTCCCCCCGGAACCCAACGGCTGTCTTCATATCGGCCACGCCAAGTCCATTTGTCTGAATTTCGGCCTGGCAGCCAGGAACGGTGGGCTTTGCAATTTGCGTTTTGATGATACGAATCCCAGCAAGGAAGAAGTGGAATACGTTGAATTAATTAAGGACGATGTTCGCTGGCTGGGTTTTGACTGGGAGGATCGCCAGTTTTATGCCTCCGATTATTTCGAACAATTTTATGATTACGCGGTGCAGTTGATCAAGCTGGGCAAGGCTTATGTCTGTGATTTGAATGCCGAGCAAATGCGTCAATACCGGGGGACCCTGACCGAGCCGGGCAAAGAAAGCCCTTACCGGAACCGCCCGGTGGCGGAAAATCTGGATCTTTTCACCCGTATGCGGGCCGGGGAATTCCCCGACGGCAGCCGGGTGCTGCGGGCCAGAATTGATATGAGTTCCGGCAACCTGAATATGCGGGACCCGGTTATCTATCGTATCCTCAAGGCTGAACATCACCGTACCGGCAACCGCTGGTGCATCTATCCCATGTATGATTTTGCCCATTGTCTTTCCGATGCCATCGAGGGCATTACCCATTCCATCTGTACTCTGGAATTTGAGG is a window from the Pseudomonadota bacterium genome containing:
- a CDS encoding AAA family ATPase → MEKVVRFFRAPQQSFFLFGPRGTGKSTWLKQNFPDAEMIDLLAPDVFRRFSARPERLREVTRGTKSKTIIIDEVQKIPELLDVVHELIENKAGRQFVLTGSSARKLRRTGVDLLAGRAIVKTMHPFMAAELGKSFSLVKSLQIGLVPLICNSAEVKETLASYVALYLKEEVQMEGVVRNIGAFSRFLEAVSFSHGATLNISEVARECQVKRKTVDNYLAVLEDLLLSFFLPVFSRRAKRHLISHPKFYYFDCGIFRSLRPIGPLDRPQEINGAGLEGLVAQHFRAWIAYSGNNCGLYYWRTKSGVEVDFVLYGDNTFWAVEVKNTERINSKMLKGLTAFQEDYPEARALLLYRGNERLLIKNILCLPCEQFLGNLIPGQAIAG